Sequence from the bacterium genome:
GAGCCTTTACCGAGCCGAGCCCGAACGAACGATCTCCGGCATGCCGGTGACAACCGATTTTGGCCGCATCGTCAAGGCCGGGGCGCCGCCGCAGTGCGCCCATCACGGTGCCTATTTCGACGCAGAGTTTCTGGATCGGTGACCACCCCGCCGAGCGATCGCCGGCACACTCCGCTTGACGCCGACACGCTGCTCGTCCTGCTGGACGAGGTCAACGCCGAGCTTCCCGAAGGGTCGACCGCCGAGGTTGCGGCGGGCCGTACCTGATTGAGGCTCAGGCTGCTACTTCTGCGATTGCGTTCCAGAAGTGGGCGAAGCTTCGCGAGCGATTCCGATCTACCGAGATGTGCGCTGCAACGGCCTGCGCCGCCTCGATCTTCCGGAGTCCTGTGGTGAAGTAGCCGGACCGCTTCAGGATTCGCTCGAAGGCTTCCCAAGTTCCACCTCGGATGTCGTCCGGATCGCGATAGCCACTTCGTTGAGGAATACCCGGGTTGACTCTCGGGTACGCGGCACACACGGCATCCCAGTTGCCGAAATACCAGGCCTCGAGTTCTTCGATGACGACGCGGTTGACGAGTTGCCAGGCGCTGGTTCCGGTTTGGGATCGCGTGCGTAGCCCGGCATTCGTGGCCGACTCCTCCAGTTGTGCCTTGAGTTCGTGACAGTCGTCGTTGTCTCGGTCCACTATGACCACTAAGCGCCAGTCGGGGGGCAGCCAGCGCTGGTAGGCACGCAGTCGTTGGTCGAGCTTGCCGAGGAGGTCGGCCTTGCCGCCGAAGACGCGGATGCCGAACGTCGGTCCATCGGGGAGCATGCGCGGCAGCAGCGTCTTCAGGAATTCCTCCATGGACGGCTCCTCGACGAGCAGCACAAGATGACTCGCCATGACCGTCGGCGTCAGGCGAGAGCGTGGATCGGTGCGCCGTGTGCGGTTAGCGGATCGCCCACCCCAAAGTGTCCTTCCATCCAGAGGGAGCCGAGCTGAGCTCCTTGCTCGACGAACTCGGCGATGCCGCGCAGTGCGGAGAGGGGTTGGGCCTGCGTGTGCCCGTTCTCGTCGCGCCAAAGAATCCGAACCTCGTCGGGCCCGAGCGAGTTGATGAAGAAGGGGGAATGGGTCGTGACGAGCAGTTGCGTGCGTTCGGCTGTGCCGCGGCACTCCTCGGCGAGTCCGGCCAGGAGCCGAGGGTGCAGGAAGTTCTCCGGTTCTTCCAGGCCGATGAAGGGTGGGGGCTCCGGGTCGTGCATCAGCACCAGGTAGGCCAGCATCTTGAGGGTTCCGTCGGACGCGAAGCGTGCCAGTACCGGATCGTCGAAAGGCAGATCCTTGATCTTCAGGAGGAGGCGGCCATCGGCCATCGTCGCTGCCGAAACACTCTCAATCTGTGGGACGCGTCGACCGAGTAGCGCGAAGATGCGCCGGAGCCTGCGCGGATGCTGCTCGTTGAGATACTGGATGACGTTGGCGAGGTTGTCGCCGGTTCTACTGAGACGTTCGTGCGGTCCCGCCTCCGGTTGCGATCGTGCACTGTCAGCAGCGAGGTACGACACATACCAGCCGCTGATGAAGTCGCGTAGGGCGGCGACGCGTGGATGTTCCTGGAATTGCCCGAGGGCGTTGACCGCCAACAGATCGGGTGAACTCAGTTGGCGACCTTCTCGCTCGGCCCTCTCGTCGGGCTCATTGCCCCAGACGGCTTCCCCACCGCCGCGCTTGAATTCCAGGAAACGAAACGGCCTGCCGCGGCTTCCCCGGGTCCAACTCAACCATTCGTGTTCGACGACCGGCCTTCCGCGGAACTCATCAACGGAGAGGTGATAGGTGATCAGCGGCGTCTTGGGCTGTGTGCTCTCGCGGTACTTGATCTCGATCGTCACCGGGCCTGGTGAGCCGCGGGTCTTGAGTTCCAGTGCTCGCCCGCGGCGGTCCCAGGCACGCCGTAGCCCCGCGTCGAAGCATTCTGCGAGGAATGCGAACACGTCGAACACCGTGGACTTGCCACTGCCGTTGGGGCCGAGCAGCACGGTCAGCGGCGTCAGCTTCTTGAACTCGACACTCCGGAGCGCACGGAAATTCCGAACCTTCAGGTACTCGATCCGCGGAGGCGATGTCGCGGCGGTCGGAGCTGCCGTCCGGGCGGGGGTCACGGGCGAAGGCCTCCAGCGACGAATCGGTGCTGCATCCGGTTCACCCTACCCTCGACGATTCTCGGGGGTGTTCTGCGCAGGCATCGAAACCGGCTTCCCGTCGACGTCTTCGGTCGGTTGCCTGGCGGGTCTCTCGTCCGCAGTCTTCGGCGCGGACCAGTGGCTCTGCTGCTCCGACGCTCGCTCGTCGGCGGACGGGACGGTCCGATGGCTCGTATGGTCGGGGTGCTGTCGGATCGTTGAGAGCCGGCCCTCAAGTTCGCACTTGCCGCAGTAGTGCTCTCCGGTTGGCTTGTGGAGGCAGGAGATGTCCGTCGGGCAGAACCATCCTCCTTCGATGCCGCTGTCGCCGAAGAAGTTGTGGTCTCGCCGTCGTTTGCCGTACTTGGTGCCACATCCGCCGGCGCACACCGTCTTCTTGTGGACGCGGCCTCGGTGCCGAGCCTGCCGTCTGTTCCAGTCGTGCTTGGCGACGGCCGCCGCTTCGATCACCAGCGGGTCGCAGTCGGGCGGCACCGGCGAGTGCTCCGGACGGTCGTATGCGACCCTCAGTTGCTCGAGGAGGTCGTGCTGGGCGATGCGGTGGGCTCGGGTCATCAGGTGGTGAGTCAGGCAGAATCCGCGATTCTGCCTCCACCGGCGCAGCCTTCGCCGCCGGGGAAGCGCTCTCGCCTGTTCCCGAGCTAGAAGATCGGCCCAGTGCATCTCGCTGTAGAGGCGCAGGAACTTGACTGTCGCCCAGCGGTTGATGGCGGGCTTGGCATGGACGTATGCCAGGATCAGCAGGGCGACAACGGTCGCGATGGCGGCAACGTCTGCTAGCTGCACGAGAGCTGTCTCGCGGTGTGGGCTGCGCCGGTTCTCGTGAGCCGACCGGTGGGGTGAACGCTCGTCACGCCCAACCGGCCTCCGCCTCGGGCGGTCAGACCAGGTCTCATGTTTCCTCCATCGCCTGGTGGTTCGTCACGGCGTAGCCCGGTGGTGTGCAGGGCGTACCGCTGGTCTGTGCCCAACACAGTACGAAGGGGGTATGACAGCAATGAGGAGGTCCAGTGCGCGTTGAGCGGCGGGCCTACCCCTGGGGCGGCCTCGACCTTGCCTCGCCAGCGGTGCCGCCGCCCCTCGCGGTTGAGGGAGGCGTCTCTGATGGGGTCGGGGGCGTTGTCGGGGGTGGGGATTGTTTCGCCGGGTGGGCGGGGGTGGTTGGCCCAGTGGCCAGCGGCGTCGGTGCCGCGGCACCAGATGGAGTTGGTGTTCCAGTCTCCTAGTGCCCTGAGTTCCAAGTTCATGAGGATATGGCGTGGCCTCAACCGTTCGCCTTGGCGCGAAACCGCTGTTGAGAGGCTTGCTAACCTCACCAGATACCCCCGACGAACTTCCGGCTCAGGACACTAGGCGCGCACGTCGGAGGAGAGGCAGCGCATCGCTGGCCCGCAGCGGCGCCGGTTGGAGCGGTTGGGTTCGGAGCCGTGCAGGATTCAGTCGCTGTGCAGCGAGATCTGTCCGGCCCGCATCTCCAGGGCGACCGGCGGGTCGCCGTAGTTGCCGGGGTCGTCCACGGTCTGGACCAGCACGCTGTTCTCGGCTGTGGTGCTGTCGCGGAAGGCGACCTGCGCGTGGTGGTGCGAGCGGGGGATGACCTGCATGGCGGAGTTGTCGGCGTCGGCGTCGTCGATGGCCAGCCAGGCGGTGACCACCCGGCTGGGCGACAGCGGCCAGTAGG
This genomic interval carries:
- a CDS encoding DUF4276 family protein, producing the protein MASHLVLLVEEPSMEEFLKTLLPRMLPDGPTFGIRVFGGKADLLGKLDQRLRAYQRWLPPDWRLVVIVDRDNDDCHELKAQLEESATNAGLRTRSQTGTSAWQLVNRVVIEELEAWYFGNWDAVCAAYPRVNPGIPQRSGYRDPDDIRGGTWEAFERILKRSGYFTTGLRKIEAAQAVAAHISVDRNRSRSFAHFWNAIAEVAA
- a CDS encoding AAA family ATPase, coding for MTPARTAAPTAATSPPRIEYLKVRNFRALRSVEFKKLTPLTVLLGPNGSGKSTVFDVFAFLAECFDAGLRRAWDRRGRALELKTRGSPGPVTIEIKYRESTQPKTPLITYHLSVDEFRGRPVVEHEWLSWTRGSRGRPFRFLEFKRGGGEAVWGNEPDERAEREGRQLSSPDLLAVNALGQFQEHPRVAALRDFISGWYVSYLAADSARSQPEAGPHERLSRTGDNLANVIQYLNEQHPRRLRRIFALLGRRVPQIESVSAATMADGRLLLKIKDLPFDDPVLARFASDGTLKMLAYLVLMHDPEPPPFIGLEEPENFLHPRLLAGLAEECRGTAERTQLLVTTHSPFFINSLGPDEVRILWRDENGHTQAQPLSALRGIAEFVEQGAQLGSLWMEGHFGVGDPLTAHGAPIHALA
- a CDS encoding phytanoyl-CoA dioxygenase family protein produces the protein MWSSYEVVNWHKSCRGIWDIVTEPRIIDVVADLLGDSVILRHSHLFAKLPGDAKRVAGHQDASYWPLSPSRVVTAWLAIDDADADNSAMQVIPRSHHHAQVAFRDSTTAENSVLVQTVDDPGNYGDPPVALEMRAGQISLHSD